Proteins from one Cryptomeria japonica chromosome 4, Sugi_1.0, whole genome shotgun sequence genomic window:
- the LOC131874999 gene encoding disease resistance protein RUN1-like has product MNARVYELHPLSEEESWKLFCAFAFEGNQPPHHLEGIAHQIERECGRLPLAVKTVAASLANETLSSIAKEIQCAFSVEESFKKGPVVQTSSRCRRILMGKKSIGDGDLDVMASSQAYSASRIRTLSFPQNKGIGNIPALLLSGARLLRVLDLIDTAISSLPDCVGNLKLLTVLNLSRNQIAEVPECLKSIKSLLFLDISKCSNLEGYPVWIGELNCLKNLDMILYTTKFDGQMPKGMSKLVSLEVLKIDSCNELSVDKNEFLRLEHFVNLVNLREVRIDIRHETELESIKDGILARLVKMRNLTMVNDASYEGNLLEEMLGMKDLEYLYLERVRKARGIRQLCYFKIRDFSVLEEFPELEDGAMPHLELLEVARYSNLNKIPRGLELLKCLKRCGFKWTGVDDMLEEGGELWEKIKANNSNVIINTGY; this is encoded by the exons ATGAATGCTCGTGTTTATGAGCTGCACCCTTTGTCAGAAGAAGAGAGTTGGAAACTGTTTTGTGCTTTTGCCTTTGAGGGAAATCAGCCACCGCATCATCTTGAAGGGATTGCTCATCAAATCGAAAGGGAATGCGGAAGATTGCCCTTGGCTGTTAAAACAGTGGCAGCGTCTCTGGCGAACGAGACTTTGTCAAG CATAGCAAAAGAAATTCAATGTGCATTTAGTGTAGAGGAATCCTTCAAAAAAGGTCCAGTTGTGCAAACGAGCAGTAGGTGCCGGAGGATTTTAATGGGCAAGAAAAGCATAGGTGATGGTGATTTAGATGTAATGGCAAGCAGCCAGGCATATTCAGCATCACGTATTCGCACTCTCTCTTTCCCACAAAATAAAGGCATTGGAAATATTCCAGCACTCTTGCTTAGTGGTGCAAGATTATTGCGTGTTCTTGACTTGATTGACACTGCCATCTCGTCATTGCCAGATTGTGTTGGAAATTTGAAGTTACTCACAGTTTTGAATTTAAGCAGAAACCAAATTGCCGAGGTACCAGAATGTTTGAAAAGCATTAAGAGTCTTCTCTTCCTTGACATTTCTAAATGTTCGAATCTAGAAGGGTATCCTGTGTGGATTGGTGAGCTCAATTGCCTGAAAAATTTGGATATGATTTTATATACTACAAAATTTGATGGACAAATGCCGAAGGGAATGTCAAAGCTTGTGTCTTTAGAGGTATTGAAAATAGATAGTTGTAACGAACTATCTGTtgacaagaatgaattcttgaggTTGGAGCATTTTGTCAATTTGGTCAACCTCCGTGAAGTGCGGATAGACATTCGTCACGAAACTGAATTGGAAAGTATAAAAGATGGGATCCTTGCCAGGTTGGTGAAGATGCGTAATCTAACAATGGTCAACGATGCTAGCTATGAAGGTAATCTTTTGGAGGAAATGCTAGGTATGAAGGATCTTGAATACCTTTACCTAGAAAG GGTTCGGAAAGCCCGGGGGATTCGTCAATTATGCTATTTTAAAATTCGTGATTTTTCCGTGTTAGAAGAGTTTCCAGAATTAGAGGATGGAGCAATGCCACATCTTGAGCTACTAGAGGTAGCGCGCTATTCCAATTTGAACAAAATTCCACGTGGATTGGAGCTCCTCAAATGTTTGAAAAGGTGCGGCTTTAAGTGGACAGGAGTGGATGATATGTTGGAGGAGGGTGGGGAATTATGGGAAAAAATAAAAGCTAATAACTCTAATGTTATTATTAATACAGGGTATTAG